A segment of the Lelliottia amnigena genome:
TCTTTCAGCAGCTTCTGGTAAAGATTTTTGGGGAACGATTCGGTGATATCAATATCCCCTGCCAGATAACGTTTCGTGGCTGATGATTCCTGATTGAGCGGCACAAACGTCACTTTTTGCAGCACCGTCTTGCCGTTGTCCCAGTAATGGGTATTGGGCTCAACAACCAGTTTTTCGTTCACCACGCGGTCTTTTAAAACATATGCCCCGTTACCGACCAGCGCACCAGGTCGAGTCCAGTCTTTATTGCCCTCGACGTTGGCTTTCTGAACCGGATAAAAAGCAAAACTCGCCGTCAGATTGGCAAACCACGGCAACGGTTTATCCAGCTGTACGCGTAGCGTTTTGGCATCAACAGCCGCCACGCCCAGTGAATTCGGCAGTGCTTTACCATCGATAATGTTCTGCGCATTCGTGATCCCCGCCAGCGCCGCAAACCATGCGAACGGCGAGGTCGTTTTAGGATCGACGAGACGCTGCCAGCTATAAACAAAATCTTCTGCCGTCACCGGAGTGCCATCAGACCACTTAGCGTTATCGCGCAAAGTAAACGTCCAGGTGCGGTTGTCATTACTTTGCCATTTTGACGCCACCCCAGGAATCAACGCGCCCTTTTCATTCTGATTCACCAGGCCTTCAAACAGATCCCGGATAACCTGAATTTCGGGCAAACCTACGGCCTTCGCCGGGTCGAGCGATGCTGGCTCATCTTTGATATGACGCACCAGCTCCTGTTTTTGTGCCAGCACGGTTCCCGAAGGAACATCAGCCGCATAAGAATAAGATGAGAGTCCGCACAACCAAAGTGCGGTACAGAGCAGCGAGACAGGATGCTTCATAAGATCCCCTTTAAAATGATCGGTGACGAGCAGATGCGTAATTATTTGTTTCAAAACAGAGAAATGCAAACTTCTTACCGCGTAAAGGTGATATCTGGCTAAATTCTCCTCATGCTGAAACTATTTGATTAACCGTGAGTTTTACACAACACTGGCAGTTATAAGCCCTTTATCAGGATTTCCTATGTCACCCAACCGCCCCAGAACGGAACGTGGCGTATTTCCACGTGGGACCGAACACTATGGCCGCTCGTTTTTGGGCGCGCCACTGATTTGGTTCCCCGCCCCACAGGCCGATCGTCACAGTGGATTAATTATTGCGGGTACGCACGGGGATGAAAATTCATCGATCGTGACGCTCTCCTGCGCGCTACGAACGCTGGCCCCTGAGCGACGTCGTCACCATGTGGTGCTGACGGTCAACCCAGATGGCTGCCAGTTGGGATTGCGCGCCAACGCGCGCGGTGTCGATCTCAATCGTAATTTCCCTGCGGCCAACTGGCGAGCAGGCGAAACGGTATACCGCTGGAACAGTGCCGCAGAAGAACGAGACGTGGTGCTGTTGACCGGCGATAAGCCCGGCTCAGAACCGGAAACTCAAGCGTTGTGTCAGCTCATTCATCACCTTCATCCCGCATGGGTCGTTTCGTTTCACGACCCGTTGGCTTGCATCGAAGATCCGCGTCACACGGCGTTAGGCGAGTGGCTGGCGGACGCATTTTCGCTACCGCTGGTAACGAGCGTGGGATACGAAACGCCCGGCTCATTTGGCAGCTGGTGCGCGGATCTCGGGCTCCATTGCATCACAGCGGAATTCCCGCCCGTCTCCTCTGACGACGCGAGCGAGAAATACCTGGAGGCTATGACGAGCCTACTGCGCTGGCAATCTCAGAGATGAAGCGTACCGGTGGTGAAATTCAACGCCGGTGAAACATCCACCGCGAGCCAGGTGGGTCCATCAAGATCGGCAAAGCTGACCTGCTCCGCCAGCGGAAGCGCAGCCGTAATGGCGCGTGAGGTGCAAAGCATACAGCCCAGCATGAGTGCAAAGCCCTCTGCACGCGCCTGTTTTGCCAGCGCCAACGCTTCGGTTAAGCCGCCCGTCTTATCAAGCTTGATGTTAACCATTTCATAACGCCCCTTCAGGCTCGTCAGATTTTCACGAGTATGGCAGCTTTCATCCGCGCAAATGGGCAGCGGATGAATGAAATTCGCCAGCGTCGCATCATCCTGCGCCGGTAATGGCTGCTCAAGCATCGCCACCCCCAGATCCGCGAGCAACTGGCAGCGAGCAGCCAATCCTTCACTTTTCCAGGATTCATTGGCATCAACAATCAGCGTCGCATCGGGGACCGCACCACGAATCGCCACCATACGTTCGCTGATTAAATGATCGTCTATTTTCACCTTCAGCAAACGCGCGCCAGCCTCATACAGTGCTTTTGCGCTGGCGGCCATCTGTTCGGGCTCACCGATAACGACGGTTTGGGCCGTGACAATGGTTTGCGGTAACACCACACCTACCGCGCCGGAAATAGTCTGGTGATTTTTCTGCGCCTCAAGCGACCACAGTGCGCAATCCACGGCGTTACGCGCTGCACCTGCGGGCAAAAGACGTTGCAAAGCCTCACGCGTCAGGCCTCTTTCGAGGTCGGGCAGGATTGTCATGACCTGTGCCATAACCGATGCGAGACTCTCGCCATAGCGCGGATAGGGTGTGCATTCCCCGATGCCCTTTATGTCATCTTCTTCAATTTCAACAACCACGACGCTCGCTTCACTGCGACTGCCACGAGAGATCACAAACGGGGTATGCAATGGCCATGCTTCTTCATAGACCTTGACGTTTCTCATCACTCGCTCCTGTAAGGCAAATTTGGTTTGCCGTGTTATCTGCTGATGTCATACACTACCTACGACGTTAACTATTTGTAAACAGGAAGATATCTATGACACAACTCGTTCATTTTCAGGGCAACCCAGTTTCTGTTGCAGGCTCTATTCCCCAGGCTGGCAGCAAAGCGCAGGCTTTTACCCTCGTAGCGAAAGACCTGTCTGATGTAACGTTGGGCCAGTTTGCTGGCAAACGCAAAGTTCTGAATATTTTCCCAAGCATTGATACCGGCGTTTGTGCAGCCTCCGTGCGCAAATTTAACCAGCTGGCGACTGAAATGGACAACACCGTAGTGCTGTGCATTTCCGCTGACCTGCCGTTCGCCCAGTCCCGCTTCTGCGGTGCAGAAGGTCTGAGCAACGTCATCACCCTTTCCACCCTGCGTAGCCCGGATTTCCTCGAAAACTACGGCGTAGGGATCGCAGAAGGCGCTCTGAAAGGCCTGACTGCGCGTGCCGTACTGGTCATCGATGAAAACGACACCGTTGTTTTCAGTGAACTGGTCAACGAAATCACCAACGAACCGGATTACACCGCTGCGCTGGACGTGTTAAAAGCGTGAGTGAAAAAAAAGCCTCCATCTGGAGGCTTTCTACTTTTATGACTCTTCTGTTTTCTTCTGATTCAAACCGTATTCGCGCAGCTTATTGGCGATCGCCGTATGCGAAACACCTAACCGTTTCGCCAGTTTACGCGTGCTGGGATAGTTGCGATAAAGCTGGGTCAGGACAGAGCGCTCAAAACGGCTGGTGATATCGTCCAGCGATCCTTCCATCGCTTCTTCGCCAACCGCCAGGGTTCCGGCATCATAATCTGGCAGCAGGACGTCCTGAGGACGTAATTCATATCCTTCAAGCTGGGTCAGTGCGCGATATACCGCATTCTTCAGCTGCCTGATATTCCCCGGCCAGTTATAGCGCGTCAGCATCGTACCCAGATCGGCAGAGAGCTTCGGACGCGGTACGCCCTGTTCGTCTGCGAAACGCGCCACAAACAGTTCGGTGAGCGGCATAACGTCTTGTGGACAATCGCGTAGCGGCGGAATGTTCAGCGTCAGCACGTTCAGGCGATAATAGAGATCTTCGCGGAACACCCCTTTCTGAACCAGTTCAACAAGATTTTTCTGCGTGGCGCAAATCACACGGACATCAACGTGTACCTCATGATCTTCCCCCACCCGGCGGAACGTGCCGTCATTGAGGAAGCGCAGCAGTTTGGCCTGCATACGCGGTGACATTTCGCCAATTTCATCCAGGAGAACGGAACCGCCGTTGGCCTGCTCGAAGAACCTTTTTTGCCCTCTGGGGCATGTCCAAACAGTTCACTTTCAACAGCGTCTTCGGGAATGGATGCGCAG
Coding sequences within it:
- the mppA gene encoding extracellular solute-binding protein, which gives rise to MKHPVSLLCTALWLCGLSSYSYAADVPSGTVLAQKQELVRHIKDEPASLDPAKAVGLPEIQVIRDLFEGLVNQNEKGALIPGVASKWQSNDNRTWTFTLRDNAKWSDGTPVTAEDFVYSWQRLVDPKTTSPFAWFAALAGITNAQNIIDGKALPNSLGVAAVDAKTLRVQLDKPLPWFANLTASFAFYPVQKANVEGNKDWTRPGALVGNGAYVLKDRVVNEKLVVEPNTHYWDNGKTVLQKVTFVPLNQESSATKRYLAGDIDITESFPKNLYQKLLKDIPGQVYTPPQLGTYYYAFNTQKGPTADSRVRLALSMTIDRRIMAEKVLGTGEKPAWHFTPDVTAGFTAEPSPFEQMSQAELNAQAKMLLQAAGYGPQRPLKLTLLYNTSENHQKIAIAVASMWKKNLGVDVKLQNQEWKTYIDSRNTGNFDVIRASWVGDYNEPSTFLSLLTSTHTGNISRFNDPAYDKIINQATLETTVKARNADYNSAEKILAEKAPIAPIYQYTNGRLIKPWVKGYPINNAEDVAYSRTMYIDKH
- a CDS encoding murein peptide amidase A, yielding MSPNRPRTERGVFPRGTEHYGRSFLGAPLIWFPAPQADRHSGLIIAGTHGDENSSIVTLSCALRTLAPERRRHHVVLTVNPDGCQLGLRANARGVDLNRNFPAANWRAGETVYRWNSAAEERDVVLLTGDKPGSEPETQALCQLIHHLHPAWVVSFHDPLACIEDPRHTALGEWLADAFSLPLVTSVGYETPGSFGSWCADLGLHCITAEFPPVSSDDASEKYLEAMTSLLRWQSQR
- the ycjG gene encoding mandelate racemase/muconate lactonizing protein, which codes for MRNVKVYEEAWPLHTPFVISRGSRSEASVVVVEIEEDDIKGIGECTPYPRYGESLASVMAQVMTILPDLERGLTREALQRLLPAGAARNAVDCALWSLEAQKNHQTISGAVGVVLPQTIVTAQTVVIGEPEQMAASAKALYEAGARLLKVKIDDHLISERMVAIRGAVPDATLIVDANESWKSEGLAARCQLLADLGVAMLEQPLPAQDDATLANFIHPLPICADESCHTRENLTSLKGRYEMVNIKLDKTGGLTEALALAKQARAEGFALMLGCMLCTSRAITAALPLAEQVSFADLDGPTWLAVDVSPALNFTTGTLHL
- the tpx gene encoding thiol peroxidase, translated to MTQLVHFQGNPVSVAGSIPQAGSKAQAFTLVAKDLSDVTLGQFAGKRKVLNIFPSIDTGVCAASVRKFNQLATEMDNTVVLCISADLPFAQSRFCGAEGLSNVITLSTLRSPDFLENYGVGIAEGALKGLTARAVLVIDENDTVVFSELVNEITNEPDYTAALDVLKA
- the tyrR_1 gene encoding DNA-binding transcriptional regulator TyrR; this translates as MSPRMQAKLLRFLNDGTFRRVGEDHEVHVDVRVICATQKNLVELVQKGVFREDLYYRLNVLTLNIPPLRDCPQDVMPLTELFVARFADEQGVPRPKLSADLGTMLTRYNWPGNIRQLKNAVYRALTQLEGYELRPQDVLLPDYDAGTLAVGEEAMEGSLDDITSRFERSVLTQLYRNYPSTRKLAKRLGVSHTAIANKLREYGLNQKKTEES